The Syngnathus scovelli strain Florida chromosome 13, RoL_Ssco_1.2, whole genome shotgun sequence genome has a window encoding:
- the LOC125979407 gene encoding transcriptional regulator protein Pur-beta codes for MADGDSGSERGGSSGGVGGGFQHFQREQETQELASKRLDIQNKRFYLDVKQNSKGRFIKIAEVGAGGSKSRLTLSLSVAAEVRDYLGDFIEHYAQLGPSSPEQIAQASAGEDGGPRRALKSEFLVRENRKYYLDLKENQRGRFLRIRQTVNRGPGFGMGGPVGGMLSGQTIALPAQGLIEFRDALAKLIDDYGGDDDELACGGAGGMAAGGFGELPEGTSIMVDSKRFFFDVGSNKYGVFLRVSEVKPSYRNSITVPFKAWAKFGGAFSRYADEMKEIQERHRDKIYERRDESEGDDVDDD; via the coding sequence ATGGCGGATGGTGACAGCGGGAGTGAGCGCGGCGGTAGCAGCGGCGGCGTGGGGGGCGGCTTccagcacttccagagagagcagGAGACCCAGGAGCTGGCCTCCAAGCGCCTGGACATCCAGAACAAGCGCTTCTACCTGGACGTCAAGCAGAATAGCAAGGGCCGCTTCATCAAGATCGCCGAGGTCGGGGCCGGAGGCTCCAAAAGTCGGCTGACCCTCTCTCTGTCAGTGGCCGCCGAGGTGCGCGACTACCTCGGGGACTTTATCGAGCACTACGCCCAGCTGGGGCCCAGCAGCCCCGAGCAGATCGCGCAGGCCTCCGCCGGCGAGGACGGCGGGCCTCGGCGAGCCCTCAAGAGCGAGTTTTTGGTGCGGGAGAACCGCAAGTACTACTTGGACTTGAAGGAGAACCAGCGGGGGAGGTTCCTGCGGATCCGGCAGACCGTCAACCGGGGGCCTGGCTTCGGCATGGGCGGCCCGGTGGGCGGCATGCTGTCCGGCCAGACCATAGCCCTTCCGGCGCAGGGCCTGATCGAGTTCCGAGACGCCCTGGCCAAGCTCATCGACGACTACGGCGGCGACGACGACGAGCTGGCCTGcggcggcgcaggcggcatggcgGCGGGGGGCTTCGGCGAGCTCCCGGAGGGCACCTCCATCATGGTGGACTCCAAGCGCTTCTTCTTCGACGTGGGCTCCAACAAGTACGGCGTGTTCCTGCGCGTCAGCGAAGTGAAGCCCAGCTACCGGAACTCCATCACGGTGCCCTTCAAGGCCTGGGCCAAGTTCGGCGGCGCCTTCAGCCGCTACGCCGACGAGATGAAGGAGATCCAAGAGCGCCACCGGGACAAGATCTACGAGAGGCGGGACGAGTCGGAGGGCGACGACGTGGATGACGACTGA
- the nudcd3 gene encoding nudC domain-containing protein 3 isoform X3: protein MSSPLEMTEILIFIDSSPVPTTRWASRQTFKVFEKFSEEMRKMQKQHRDEMAAAPAAIQELEVTSEATQAAATQAAATQAAATQAASSSASSDPVAESEPSAIPQAAGPGGVAQMDGKAAASHSDKPNRIGSALDSDSYNGAVRDKYQWSQDYNDVEVRVFVPEEVVKGKQVSVSLRNDGMRVCVRAGTEEQTLVEGKFSHKINTENSLWSLEPGKCVVLSLNKSSEVWWKCVLEGEEEIDVDSLNRERSMASVDEEEHAVLDRLTFDYHQKLQGKPQSHEMKVHEMLKKGWEAQGSPFKGQQFDPSMFDIPPGAVQF, encoded by the exons ATGTCGTCGCCACTCGAGATGACGGAAAT ACTGATTTTTATCGACTCCTCTCCGGTCCCGACGACAAGATGGGCTTCCCGCCAG ACGTTCAAGGTGTTTGAGAAGTTTTCCGAGGAGATGCGGAaaatgcaaaagcagcacaGGGACGAAATGGCAGCCGCTCCAGCGGCGATCCAGGAGCTGGAGGTCACGTCTGAGGCGACGCAAGCGGCGGCGACTCAAGCGGCGGCGACTCAAGCGGCGGCGACTCAAGCGGCGAGCTCCTCGGCGTCATCGGATCCCGTTGCGGAGTCTGAACCCTCAGCCATACCTCAGGCTGCTGGCCCTGGCGGCGTGGCTCAAATGGACGGGAAGGCTGCGGCGTCCCACTCAGACAA GCCAAACAGGATTGGGTCAGCGTTGGACTCGGACAGCTACAACGGTGCCGTGCGGGACAAGTACCAGTGGTCTCAGGACTACAACGACGTGGAGGTGCGCGTCTTTGTGCCCGAGGAGGTGGTCAAAGGCAAGCAG GTGAGCGTGAGCCTGCGCAACGACGGCATGCGCGTTTGCGTGCGCGCGGGGACCGAAGAGCAGACGCTGGTGGAGGGCAAATTCTCGCACAAGATCAACACGGAGAATTCCCTGTGGAGCCTCGAACCGGGAAAATGCGTCGTG CTGTCTCTGAACAAGTCGTCGGAGGTGTGGTGGAAGTGCGTCCTGGAGGGCGAGGAGGAGATCGACGTGGACTCGCTGAACCGCGAGCGCTCCATGGCCAGCGTGGACGAGGAGGAGCACGCCGTCCTCGACCGCCTCACCTTTGACTACCACCAGAAGCTGCAGGGCAAGCCGCAGAGTCACGAGATG AAGGTGCACGAAATGCTGAAGAAGGGTTGGGAGGCGCAGGGCTCGCCGTTCAAGGGCCAGCAGTTCGACCCGTCCATGTTCGACATCCCGCCCGGCGCCGTGCAGTTCTGA
- the ved gene encoding ventrally expressed dharma/bozozok antagonist produces MRGHFSIEWMAQSSRQRPAASVSGAALAGASTESLPGFYRRARDDSGGAPAKRPKMDTGEHSKSAPEAEEETSGYESERSLSPPPPPSGRRPRTAFTAEQIGSLERAFKRNAYLGTQDKAQLCSKLNLSDKQIRNWFQNRRMKLKRTVQDALAAHACQASAASRFGPYPELRGFGPAPYPLYHHPVPLPLQDGALAQPPPPHNLQYASPLDSLYRYGGVPGAVLPAAAAAVAAAAAATPPSPTPPPLMAAYAAAYY; encoded by the exons ATGAGAGGACACTTTTCCATTGAGTGGATGGCGCAAAGCAGCCGGCAGCGACCCGCCGCCAGCGTCAGCGGGGCGGCTCTCGCCGGCGCCAGCACCGAGAGCCTGCCGGGGTTCTACCGGAGGGCCCGTGACGACAGTGGAGGAGCCCCAGCCAAGAGGCCCAAGATGGACACCGGGGAGCACAGCAAAAGTG CTCCGGAGGCAGAGGAGGAGACGTCGGGCTACGAGAGCGAGCGTTCcctctcgccgccgccgcccccgtcCGGCAGGAGGCCGCGCACGGCCTTCACGGCAGAGCAGATTGGCAGCCTGGAGCGAGCCTTCAAGAGGAACGCCTACCTGGGCACGCAGGACAAGGCGCAGCTCTGCAGCAAACTCAACTTGTCCGACAAACAG ATCCGAAACTGGTTCCAGAACCGGCGCATGAAGCTGAAGCGGACGGTGCAGGACGCCCTGGCGGCGCACGCCTGCCAGGCCAGCGCCGCGTCGCGCTTCGGCCCCTACCCTGAGCTGCGGGGGTTCGGGCCGGCGCCGTACCCGCTCTACCACCACCCCGTGCCGCTGCCGCTTCAGGACGGCGCTTTGGCTCAGCCGCCACCTCCGCACAACCTGCAGTACGCCTCGCCTCTGGACTCGCTCTACCGATACGGTGGCGTGCCGGGCGCCGTgttgcccgccgccgccgccgccgtcgccgccgccgccgccgccacaccCCCTTCCCCGACTCCGCCTCCTCTGATGGCAGCCTACGCGGCCGCGTActactga
- the nudcd3 gene encoding nudC domain-containing protein 3 isoform X1, whose translation MSSPLEMTEMYDNALLGILQHVGNIHDFLHVYFGFLYRKTDFYRLLSGPDDKMGFPPGVAEKMVLKTFKVFEKFSEEMRKMQKQHRDEMAAAPAAIQELEVTSEATQAAATQAAATQAAATQAASSSASSDPVAESEPSAIPQAAGPGGVAQMDGKAAASHSDKPNRIGSALDSDSYNGAVRDKYQWSQDYNDVEVRVFVPEEVVKGKQVSVSLRNDGMRVCVRAGTEEQTLVEGKFSHKINTENSLWSLEPGKCVVLSLNKSSEVWWKCVLEGEEEIDVDSLNRERSMASVDEEEHAVLDRLTFDYHQKLQGKPQSHEMKVHEMLKKGWEAQGSPFKGQQFDPSMFDIPPGAVQF comes from the exons ATGTCGTCGCCACTCGAGATGACGGAAATGTACGACAACGCGCTGCTCGGCATTCTGCAGCACGTCGGAAACATTCATGACTTTCTTCACGTCTACTTTGGCTTTTTGTACCGCAAGACTGATTTTTATCGACTCCTCTCCGGTCCCGACGACAAGATGGGCTTCCCGCCAGGTGTGGCCGAGAAGATGGTCTTGAAG ACGTTCAAGGTGTTTGAGAAGTTTTCCGAGGAGATGCGGAaaatgcaaaagcagcacaGGGACGAAATGGCAGCCGCTCCAGCGGCGATCCAGGAGCTGGAGGTCACGTCTGAGGCGACGCAAGCGGCGGCGACTCAAGCGGCGGCGACTCAAGCGGCGGCGACTCAAGCGGCGAGCTCCTCGGCGTCATCGGATCCCGTTGCGGAGTCTGAACCCTCAGCCATACCTCAGGCTGCTGGCCCTGGCGGCGTGGCTCAAATGGACGGGAAGGCTGCGGCGTCCCACTCAGACAA GCCAAACAGGATTGGGTCAGCGTTGGACTCGGACAGCTACAACGGTGCCGTGCGGGACAAGTACCAGTGGTCTCAGGACTACAACGACGTGGAGGTGCGCGTCTTTGTGCCCGAGGAGGTGGTCAAAGGCAAGCAG GTGAGCGTGAGCCTGCGCAACGACGGCATGCGCGTTTGCGTGCGCGCGGGGACCGAAGAGCAGACGCTGGTGGAGGGCAAATTCTCGCACAAGATCAACACGGAGAATTCCCTGTGGAGCCTCGAACCGGGAAAATGCGTCGTG CTGTCTCTGAACAAGTCGTCGGAGGTGTGGTGGAAGTGCGTCCTGGAGGGCGAGGAGGAGATCGACGTGGACTCGCTGAACCGCGAGCGCTCCATGGCCAGCGTGGACGAGGAGGAGCACGCCGTCCTCGACCGCCTCACCTTTGACTACCACCAGAAGCTGCAGGGCAAGCCGCAGAGTCACGAGATG AAGGTGCACGAAATGCTGAAGAAGGGTTGGGAGGCGCAGGGCTCGCCGTTCAAGGGCCAGCAGTTCGACCCGTCCATGTTCGACATCCCGCCCGGCGCCGTGCAGTTCTGA
- the nudcd3 gene encoding nudC domain-containing protein 3 isoform X2 — MTFFTSTLAFCTARLIFIDSSPVPTTRWASRQTFKVFEKFSEEMRKMQKQHRDEMAAAPAAIQELEVTSEATQAAATQAAATQAAATQAASSSASSDPVAESEPSAIPQAAGPGGVAQMDGKAAASHSDKPNRIGSALDSDSYNGAVRDKYQWSQDYNDVEVRVFVPEEVVKGKQVSVSLRNDGMRVCVRAGTEEQTLVEGKFSHKINTENSLWSLEPGKCVVLSLNKSSEVWWKCVLEGEEEIDVDSLNRERSMASVDEEEHAVLDRLTFDYHQKLQGKPQSHEMKVHEMLKKGWEAQGSPFKGQQFDPSMFDIPPGAVQF, encoded by the exons ATGACTTTCTTCACGTCTACTTTGGCTTTTTGTACCGCAAGACTGATTTTTATCGACTCCTCTCCGGTCCCGACGACAAGATGGGCTTCCCGCCAG ACGTTCAAGGTGTTTGAGAAGTTTTCCGAGGAGATGCGGAaaatgcaaaagcagcacaGGGACGAAATGGCAGCCGCTCCAGCGGCGATCCAGGAGCTGGAGGTCACGTCTGAGGCGACGCAAGCGGCGGCGACTCAAGCGGCGGCGACTCAAGCGGCGGCGACTCAAGCGGCGAGCTCCTCGGCGTCATCGGATCCCGTTGCGGAGTCTGAACCCTCAGCCATACCTCAGGCTGCTGGCCCTGGCGGCGTGGCTCAAATGGACGGGAAGGCTGCGGCGTCCCACTCAGACAA GCCAAACAGGATTGGGTCAGCGTTGGACTCGGACAGCTACAACGGTGCCGTGCGGGACAAGTACCAGTGGTCTCAGGACTACAACGACGTGGAGGTGCGCGTCTTTGTGCCCGAGGAGGTGGTCAAAGGCAAGCAG GTGAGCGTGAGCCTGCGCAACGACGGCATGCGCGTTTGCGTGCGCGCGGGGACCGAAGAGCAGACGCTGGTGGAGGGCAAATTCTCGCACAAGATCAACACGGAGAATTCCCTGTGGAGCCTCGAACCGGGAAAATGCGTCGTG CTGTCTCTGAACAAGTCGTCGGAGGTGTGGTGGAAGTGCGTCCTGGAGGGCGAGGAGGAGATCGACGTGGACTCGCTGAACCGCGAGCGCTCCATGGCCAGCGTGGACGAGGAGGAGCACGCCGTCCTCGACCGCCTCACCTTTGACTACCACCAGAAGCTGCAGGGCAAGCCGCAGAGTCACGAGATG AAGGTGCACGAAATGCTGAAGAAGGGTTGGGAGGCGCAGGGCTCGCCGTTCAAGGGCCAGCAGTTCGACCCGTCCATGTTCGACATCCCGCCCGGCGCCGTGCAGTTCTGA
- the mrps24 gene encoding small ribosomal subunit protein uS3m encodes MLCQNKGKVNVSCVSLVNSESKMATPLSSTGCLRFLAAASRPSTLGSRNLHVTAVCCKNRAARIRVGKGDRPLTYEQALKPHHIAHHKGWLSQHTSNLKGEDGAAERAVEDAFIRRLMFGTFHGCLADELVIKRRGNALTVCALMLQKLSPQKFYFLIGYAESLLSHFYKCPVKLDVQTLQEKQVYKYL; translated from the exons ATGTTGTGCCAAAACAAGGGCAAAGTGAATGTAAGTTGTGTTAGCCTCGTAAACAGTGAAAGCAAGATGGCGACGCCCTTGAGCAGCACAGGATGCTTGAGGTTCCTG GCTGCAGCGAGCAGGCCAAGTACACTCGGGAGCCGAAACCTTCACGTCACAGCAGTTTGCTGCAAG AACCGAGCTGCTCGCATCAGAGTGGGGAAAGGCGATCGTCCTCTGACCTACGAACAAGCCCTGAAACCTCACCACATCGCCCACCACAAAGGATGGCTATCGCAGCACACCA GTAACCTCAAAGGCGAGGACGGCGCGGCGGAGCGCGCCGTCGAAGACGCCTTCATCCGTCGCTTGATGTTCGGCACCTTCCACGGCTGCCTGGCCGACGAGCTGGTGATCAAGCGGCGTGGCAACGCGCTGACGGTGTGCGCCCTCATGCTGCAAAAGCTGTCGCCGCAGAAATTCTACTTCCTGATTGGATACGCCGAGTCGCTGCTGTCGCACTTCTACAAATGTCCCGTCAAGCTGGACGTGCAGACGCTGCAGGAGAAGCAAGTGTACAAATATCTGTGA
- the gnsb gene encoding glucosamine (N-acetyl)-6-sulfatase (Sanfilippo disease IIID), b → MLVGVLSVLALGAVLTCGARRVLGGGGPGSNIVLIVTDDQDQNLEGMVSMRSRSAGSAGKFSSSNALFILSQHASAAVFLGFPAGQFSLPIDKRQLYEFDIRTPLLVRGPGVKANVTLKAPVLNIDLAPTILDIAGINASAANLDGQSFLPLMAPWLRKGSARPFFLVEHTGEGLSSADPSCPEMGPGLSQCFPDCVCEDSFNNTYACVRTLDGRDDMQYCEFADSESFVEVYNLTSDPHQLENIVKKVDPAVLQTMNQRLIKLQSCQGVGCRALST, encoded by the exons ATGCTCGTGGGAGTGTTGAGCGTGCTCGCGCTGGGCGCCGTGCTCACCTGCGGCGCGAGGCGCGTGCTCGGCGGCGGGGGGCCCGGCAGCAACATCGTCCTCATCGTCACCGACGACCAGGACCAAAACCTCGAGGGCATGGTGAGTATGCGTAGTCGCTCGGCAGGCAGC gctggtaagttCTCGTCTTCCAACGCGTTGTTTATTTTGTCCCAACACGCCAGCGCCGCTGTGTTTTTGGGTTTTCCCGCAGGTCAGTTCTCTCTGCCGATCGACAAGCGTCAGTTGTACGAGTTTGACATCCGCACGCCGCTGCTGGTGCGCGGCCCCGGCGTGAAAGCCAACGTCACGCTGAAG gcTCCCGTGTTGAACATTGATCTGGCGCCGACCATTCTGGACATCGCCGGCATCAACGCGTCGGCCGCCAACTTGGACGGGCAGTCCTTCCTGCCTCTGATG GCGCCGTGGTTGCGCAAGGGCTCTGCGCGTCCCTTCTTCCTGGTGGAGCACACGGGGGAGGGGCTGTCCAGCGCAGACCCCAGCTGCCCCGAGATGGGGCCCGGCCTGTCG CAATGTTTCCCCGACTGCGTGTGCGAGGACTCCTTCAACAACACGTACGCCTGCGTCAGGACGCTGGACGGACGCGACGACATGCAGTACTGCGAGTTCGCCGACAGCGAG TCGTTTGTGGAGGTGTACAACCTGACCTCGGACCCCCACCAGCTGGAGAACATTGTGAAGAAGGTGGACCCGGCCGTGCTGCAGACCATGAACCAGCGCCTCATCAAGCTGCAGTCCTGCCAGGGCGTCGGCTGCCGGGCCCTCTCCACGTGA
- the nudcd3 gene encoding nudC domain-containing protein 3 isoform X4 encodes MGFPPGVAEKMVLKTFKVFEKFSEEMRKMQKQHRDEMAAAPAAIQELEVTSEATQAAATQAAATQAAATQAASSSASSDPVAESEPSAIPQAAGPGGVAQMDGKAAASHSDKPNRIGSALDSDSYNGAVRDKYQWSQDYNDVEVRVFVPEEVVKGKQVSVSLRNDGMRVCVRAGTEEQTLVEGKFSHKINTENSLWSLEPGKCVVLSLNKSSEVWWKCVLEGEEEIDVDSLNRERSMASVDEEEHAVLDRLTFDYHQKLQGKPQSHEMKVHEMLKKGWEAQGSPFKGQQFDPSMFDIPPGAVQF; translated from the exons ATGGGCTTCCCGCCAGGTGTGGCCGAGAAGATGGTCTTGAAG ACGTTCAAGGTGTTTGAGAAGTTTTCCGAGGAGATGCGGAaaatgcaaaagcagcacaGGGACGAAATGGCAGCCGCTCCAGCGGCGATCCAGGAGCTGGAGGTCACGTCTGAGGCGACGCAAGCGGCGGCGACTCAAGCGGCGGCGACTCAAGCGGCGGCGACTCAAGCGGCGAGCTCCTCGGCGTCATCGGATCCCGTTGCGGAGTCTGAACCCTCAGCCATACCTCAGGCTGCTGGCCCTGGCGGCGTGGCTCAAATGGACGGGAAGGCTGCGGCGTCCCACTCAGACAA GCCAAACAGGATTGGGTCAGCGTTGGACTCGGACAGCTACAACGGTGCCGTGCGGGACAAGTACCAGTGGTCTCAGGACTACAACGACGTGGAGGTGCGCGTCTTTGTGCCCGAGGAGGTGGTCAAAGGCAAGCAG GTGAGCGTGAGCCTGCGCAACGACGGCATGCGCGTTTGCGTGCGCGCGGGGACCGAAGAGCAGACGCTGGTGGAGGGCAAATTCTCGCACAAGATCAACACGGAGAATTCCCTGTGGAGCCTCGAACCGGGAAAATGCGTCGTG CTGTCTCTGAACAAGTCGTCGGAGGTGTGGTGGAAGTGCGTCCTGGAGGGCGAGGAGGAGATCGACGTGGACTCGCTGAACCGCGAGCGCTCCATGGCCAGCGTGGACGAGGAGGAGCACGCCGTCCTCGACCGCCTCACCTTTGACTACCACCAGAAGCTGCAGGGCAAGCCGCAGAGTCACGAGATG AAGGTGCACGAAATGCTGAAGAAGGGTTGGGAGGCGCAGGGCTCGCCGTTCAAGGGCCAGCAGTTCGACCCGTCCATGTTCGACATCCCGCCCGGCGCCGTGCAGTTCTGA